The following proteins are co-located in the Trichomycterus rosablanca isolate fTriRos1 chromosome 14, fTriRos1.hap1, whole genome shotgun sequence genome:
- the tspan5b gene encoding tetraspanin-5, with the protein MSGKHFNVHEVGCCIKYFIFGFNIIFWLLGVAFLSVALWAWSEKGVLSNISYITDLGGFDPVWLFLVVGMVMFILGFAGCIGALRENSFLLKFFSVFLGIIFFLELTAGVLAFVFKDWIKDQLKFFINNNIRAYRDDIDLQNLIDFTQVYWECCGAFGPEDWNLNIYFNCTETNLSRERCGVPFSCCTKDPAEDVLNTQCGYDFRAKADLDQKMSVNTKGCVPQFEKWLQENLTVVAGIFIGIALLQIFGICLAQNLLSDIEAVRESCLFS; encoded by the exons atgtCGGGTAAACACTTTAATGTACATGAAGTGGGCTGCTGCATTAAATACTTCATATTtggatttaatataatattctgG CTTTTGGGAGTGGCCTTCCTGTCTGTGGCGCTTTGGGCCTGGAGTGAGAAG GGTGTTTTATCAAATATCTCGTACATCACTGATCTGGGTGGATTTGACCCAGTCTGGCTCTTTCTGGTTGTTGGTATGGTGATGTTCATACTGGGATTCGCCGGCTGCATTGGAGCGCTCAGAGAAAACTCCTTTCTGCTCAAATTT ttttcagtgtttttgggGATTATATTTTTTCTGGAGCTGACTGCTGGAGTTTTGGCATTCGTCTTTAAGGACTGGATTAAAGATCAGCTCAAATTCTTCATCAACAACAATATCCGAGCGTACCGAGATGATATCGATCTGCAGAACCTCATTGACTTTACTCAAGTATAT TGGGAGTGCTGTGGGGCATTTGGACCGGAGGACTGGAACCTGAACATCTACTTTAACTGCACCGAGACCAATCTTAGCCGGGAGAGATGTGGAGTACCCTTCTCCTGCTGCACTAAAGATCCTGCT GAGGATGTGTTAAACACTCAGTGTGGTTATGATTTTCGAGCTAAAGCC gacctGGATCAAAAGATGTCTGTCAACACTAAAGGTTGTGTACCGCAGTTTGAGAAATGGCTACAGGAGAATCTGACAGTGGTTGCTGGAATTTTCATAGGAATCGCCTtactgcag ATATTTGGGATCTGTTTGGCGCAAAATCTGCTAAGTGACATTGAGGCTGTAAGAGAGAGCTG TTTGTTCTCCTGA
- the slc24a2 gene encoding sodium/potassium/calcium exchanger 2-like — MVTKVLSSQWPRKQRMKRKFRGSRILGFLLSVFALSLLLCWNALRGTSESLVDPLHRTSRSTHQQVEEQGKEVASEANHGDYPEDLFSLEERRQGAVVLHMFGMLYMFIALAIVCDEFFVPALTVITEKLEISDDVAGATFMAAGGSAPELFTSVIGVFISHSNVGIGTIVGSAVFNILFVIGMCALFSREILNLTWWPLFRDVSFYILDLIMLIFFFLDNYITYVESMSLLAGYFSYVLFMKYNSTVEVLIKSLFSRNQVAEVEAPPKVSSVEDDENKLTAKPHLQRGISSASLHNSLMRNSIFQLMIHTLDPFSEGKFKDKVSILHKIARQKEKEDVNGLVKKNQPNSTHVEVEVTPPMNGNAGQQEDEDEQDEDQPLSLAWPETCRKQATYLFIFPIVFPLWLTLPDVRRDTSKKFFPIAFLGSISWIAAFSYLMVWWAHQVGETIGITEEIMGLTILAAGTSIPDLITSVIVARKGLGDMAVSSSVGSNIFDITVGLPFPWLLYSTAHNFMPVMVSSNGLFCAIVLLFLMLLFVIISIAVCKWRMSKMLGFSMFLLYFVFLVVSVMLEDKVITCPVSI, encoded by the exons ATGGTCACCAAGGTTTTATCCAGTCAATGGCCAAGGAAGCAGCGTATGAAGAGGAAATTCCGGGGATCGCGGATCCTTGGCTTCTTGTTGAGTGTCTTCGCCCTGTCTTTGCTCTTGTGCTGGAATGCTCTTAGAGGAACTTCTGAGTCTCTGGTTGATCCATTGCACAGAACTTCACGATCGACTCACCAGCAAGTGGAGGAGCAAGGCAAGGAAGTGGCTTCAGAGGCAAATCATGGTGACTACCCAGAAGATCTTTTCTCCTTGGAGGAACGGCGTCAAGGTGCTGTGGTGCTGCATATGTTCGGCATGCTGTATATGTTTATCGCATTGGCTATTGTCTGCGATGAGTTCTTTGTGCCTGCACTAACCGTCATCACAGAGAAGCTGGAGATCTCAGATGATGTTGCTGGTGCCACATTCATGGCTGCTGGAGGCTCTGCCCCTGAACTTTTCACATCTGTCATTGGAGTTTTCATCTCTCATAGCAATGTGGGAATAGGAACCATTGTGGGCTCAGCCGTGTTTAATATTCTGTTTGTGATAGGTATGTGTGCCCTGTTCTCACGTGAGATCCTTAACCTGACGTGGTGGCCACTTTTCCGTGATGTCTCCTTTTACATTCTGGACCTAATCATGCTCATCTTCTTCTTTTTGGACAATTATATCACCTATGTGGAGAGCATGTCTCTTCTGGCAGGGTATTTTTCCTATGTGCTTTTCATGAAGTACAATTCCACAGTGGAGGTGCTGATCAAGAGTTTGTTCAGCAGGAACCAGGTGGCTGAGGTCGAGGCTCCACCAAAG gtCAGCAGTGTTGAAGACGATGAGAACAAACTAACA gcCAAGCCCCATCTTCAGAGAGGAATAAGCTCTGCCTCACTGCACAACTCACTAATGAGGAACAGCATCTTTCAGCTGATGATCCACACCCTGGATCCTTTCAgtgaag gAAAGTTTAAAGATAAAGTTTCCATTCTGCACAAGATAGCAAGACAAAAGGAAAAAGAGGATGTGAATGGCCTGG TAAAAAAGAACCAGCCTAACAGCACCCATGTGGAGGTAGAGGTCACTCCACCCATGAATGGCAACGCAGGACAACAG GAGGACGAGGACGAGCAGGATGAAGATCAGCCTCTCAGCTTGGCATGGCCAGAGACATGCAGAAAGCAGGCGACTTACCTCTTTATTTTTCCCATTGTCTTTCCACTGTGGCTTACACTTCCTGATGTCCGCAGAGAT ACCTCTAAGAAGTTCTTTCCCATCGCGTTTCTTGGTTCCATCTCTTGGATTGCTGCCTTCTCCTATTTGATGGTGTGGTGGGCTCACCAG GTTGGTGAGACGATTGGCATTACGGAGGAGATAATGGGTCTGACCATTCTTGCAGCTGGTACCTCCATTCCTGATCTCATTACCAGTGTGATTGTGGCCAGAAAAGGTTTAGGAGACATGGCCGTGTCAAGTTCAGTGGGCTCCAACATCTTTGACATTACCGTTGG GTTGCCCTTCCCATGGCTGCTGTATTCTACTGCACACAACTTTATGCCAGTGATGGTGAGCAGTAATGGTTTGTTCTGTGCCATCGTCCTGCTCTTCCTCATGCTTCTCTTCGTCATTATCTCTATTGCTGTCTGCAAATGGAGGATGAGCAAGATGCTTGGTTTCTCAATGTTCTTGCTCTACTTTGTCTTCCTTGTGGTCAGTGTCATGCTGGAGGACAAGGTCATCACCTGTCCTGTCTCCATCTAA